The sequence TCGTGTAAGAGTAAACGTTGTTGGAGAGCCTCGACTGGAGCAAAAACACGAACGAGATTCATGGAAAAAATCAGCTCGATCTTAAGGAAGTTGAGCTGTTCGGTTTCTGTCCCAAGAAAGTGCAGATCCTTGTTCACGTTTTGGTGCAATTTTGGACAGATTTTTGGACCTTGATTGTTTCTAAATTTCCAATGGCTGCTGCAGGTGTTGGCTTTGAAATGTAGACAGCTTCAGTGGATTCAATGCTGGACAAAATCCGCTCGAACTTTGGACAAGAATTATGCTCAAGAATCGGACAGAAACACCTCAACTTTGGACAAAAAATTTACTTCGAAACGATGCCAACTTTTTCCGAGTTTTCTGGGCAGCTTTGAAGATCGACACCGAGCAGAATTTCTAAGCTTCGAATGGTTGCTGTGTGCTTCGAATTTAGGCAAGAACAAAGCTGGTTGAGTTCTTTGATATTGGACAAGAGATACGCTCAAGATGATGCTGAACTCTTTCACTTTCAGCAGCTCATACTCAGCCAAAAAATGGCAACGAACTGGTGCAAAAAATTTTGAACACACTAGCTTTGTCACTCGATTTTTGGTGCTCAGAATTGTGTGGTTTCCCTTCAGCTTTAGCCACTACTTATAGCTGCAAAATAACATCTGAAAGACCCTTCATTCAATGGCAATAATTTTCATTATCAGCCATCACTCCTCTTCATTTTGGCTGTTACAAATTCTTGGTTGTTACAACTCTTGGCTTTCATCCTTGAATTTGAAAATTCTACTCTTAATTCGATCGGTTATGACTCTTTGTTTCTGATTGAAATTTGATTTCTCACATCCCACCCTCCTTATTGAGAGTTTCGTCCTTGAAACTTGAGTCGAGTTGCTTTTCAAACAGATAAGGATATTGTTTCTGCATCTTCTCTTTGAGTTCCCATGTGGCTTCCCTTTCAGAATGATTAGACCGTTGCACTTTAACGTATGGTATGGTCCGTATCCTTAGAACTTGGTCCTTTGCATCCACAATTCGAATAGGAACCTCTTTATACTTTAGTTCCTCATTCAGATTTCCTTCAATTACAAGAGGTTCAATTTCAAGGACATGATTTGGGTCTGGAATATACTTTCTTAGCTGAGAGacatggaaaacattgtgaATCCTTGACATATCTGGTGGTAATGTCAGTCTATATGCCAATGTCCCTACGttgtccaaaatctcaaatggtCCGACATATCTCGGGTTTAACTTCCCGTTTTTCCCGAACCGGATCACCCCTTTCATGGGTGAGACTTTAACATAAGCCTTTTCACCTATGTCAAATTCCAACGGTCGTCTCTTCATATCAGCCCAGCTCTTTTgtcgatcttgagcagctttgagtCTTTCCTTGATGATAGAAACTTTTTCTACCGTTGTTTGGACGAGTTCAGGTCCAGTGATAGCTTTCTCTCCCACTTCATCTCAATACAAAGGTGAACGACACTTTCTCCCATACAAGGCTTCGTatggtgccattccaatactgcTGTGGTAACTATTATTGTAAGCAAACTCGATTAAAGACAAGTGCTCACTCCAGTTACAACTAAAGTCTAGGGCACAAGCCAAGCCCTCGGCATATCTTCCAAGGTTTGAATTGTTCTCTCTGTTTGGCCCAGTCTGCGGATGGTAGGCTGTACTAAGAGTAACCTTGGTTCCCATTACTTCTTGAAAACAAATCCAGAATCGGGACACAAATCTCGGATCCCTATCCGACAAAATACTAGCAggtactgaaagagtgggtgcccggctagccaacttgtggctaagggcttttgtgactctatgtataaacaatctttgtttaatataatttacattcattaatggcattttctttgtctttcttcatattgttatattgtgatatactattgatgttttgataaagaccttgaatatactatagtgtaagtaagatgagatagtgaataaagagagatcactattatgaaacacatcttatagtcactgtatattctaaacagttcctagtcaattgagccgtccgctaataaggataaggatcgctcgagattgagactagcatttgtgatgccaagtaccatgtttcattggtaatggacatggagatgttcaaagcatggaaatggatattcatatgatgaatgatcgaactaccctattcggactttccaagtggttatcacttatcgagtggataaagtccgcggttttggttgtacaccattactccttactacttgaaacatcattgagactctatatgctagtactgtactttgactcgtttaccgactctattggggtcatcaggtgtcaggattgggtacggttatgacacatataggagtcgatgctttgttgtcaaggattcaccacatactgcgagtgtggatatcctatgcgatctgaggagatattagtgtgacgaatctcttgccagagtacatgaggtgttttaggttactcggttttcctagtaacacatgagatgtcactatttgatctccaagatgtaatgcatagttatcgaatctcgaacgactctcgatgcaccaatggttgttgattcgatcgggatatatggatgaagggaccgtactatatgctaaccaaaatctactggttcttgtaggtactatcagtgatacctaggaaatcatgggacgatgtttctaggcgctcttaccctg comes from Henckelia pumila isolate YLH828 chromosome 4, ASM3356847v2, whole genome shotgun sequence and encodes:
- the LOC140862500 gene encoding uncharacterized protein gives rise to the protein MGTKVTLSTAYHPQTGPNRENNSNLGRYAEGLACALDFSCNWMGEKAITGPELVQTTVEKVSIIKERLKAAQDRQKSWADMKRRPLEFDIGEKAYVKVSPMKGVIRFGKNGKLNPRYVGPFEILDNVGTLAYRLTLPPDMSRIHNVFHVSQLRKYIPDPNHVLEIEPLVIEGNLNEELKYKEVPIRIVDAKDQVLRIRTIPYVKVQRSNHSEREATWELKEKMQKQYPYLFEKQLDSSFKDETLNKEGGM